ataaagttcTTGAAGTACATATTTTGTCTCTTTAATCTCTTCACTTTCTCCTCAACTTTCTTCACTCCCAACTCCAATTTCTTGCTTCCAAGATGCTATTCTAACTCTCTAGTATCTTTACTTCACTTCTCCTTTTGGGtgactataaaaattttcaaagaattTAGGCGAAAAAGTGGGGTTTcatgataaaggaccaaattgtaaaaaaaaagaaaatttctttctttctctttcccaCCAACGTGCATGGAGAAAGTATGAAGaattttcttcatctttctcccTTTTATACTAaccttaaattaataaaatattaataaatatataattaaaatattaataaaataatatgtatctaattaaataattataaaatatcatcaaatatCTTCAACACATCATTGctttctagaattctctctcttgtaattgaccattttgccctttataaTCTTTCAAAATTCAATTCTTGAACcatcacttaatttgtaaaattgtgatttagtccctcataattctttatttattcaatttggtccctacatGCTAATTCTATGTCATGATAAATTGGGATATTTTTActtttggtccttcaacttttcgtTTTCATTTTTACTGTTCGTGTCTTGTGTATTTTCTGTTTTGCATTTAGTACTTGAAAGAGTGCCCACCATCTTAGACACCACTTTACTTGAGCAGGTTGATTTTAAGCAATGTTTAAATTATTCCAAAGTTAATAAATATAACCGAGATGTGCATCGCACGAGAATGTATACTAGTTtagtaatataattaataataataccaGAATATGGGGTtggattttaataattaaatattaacatattatatttattttagtattattaaaattttatttatttaataatgaatTATTTTGTCCTTATATTATCACATATTTAATAtacaattaataaatttaaatgaattttaaaatttcaaaatatatggtTAATATGTTTTATTCTCGCTATTTTCAAAACATTAAAGAATAATGAAAAGTAATTATTATAAAGCGTAAATTTTAACAAATTGAAAAAgatgaataattaaaatataataataaaatttaaaataattaaataactttatttttcaaaataccGAAATTACTTTcaacttttaatattttaaatgtttctGCCTACCTCTGACTTTTAATACTTTAATTGCATTCATTAATTCTTAAAGGCTTAAAAAGAGATTTTTTTAAAGatatcttttatatttattttttgttaataAATACTAATTTTTCGAGGTTCGTGAGTGTCTCTTTTAAAATGAgtcaattttatattatataaaaataaaaatattattttcgaACCCTAAATTGTGACTTATTTGTTAAGTGTTCACAGAATAACCTAAatcattaatttctttaaaaaaattaaataacttttctttaatgaaaATACTAATTAATACATTAAATTTTCAATGATGTTGGTATGGCAGTTGGTGTGACAACTCGTATGACAACCTATGTTCGCTTCATGTTGACATAACATATTTGtcttatatatcgatcaataaataattttaaaattataaaatatttaaaaattaaaataaaaagttttaaaaaaacaTGAAGTATATACTATGCAAGCTGCcatgtataaaaatttaatattttaattaatgttttcgTTAACAAAATTAATTCGATTTTTAAAGATTAATGGTTAAAAAGAAATAACAATCCAATTGACAAAATGCTTAAATTTATGATTATATCAAGAATTAAATGAAAATGATAATTCAACTATAGCACATGTACATGCCACTTGTACAGAAGTAATTAAGCAATTAATATTACCCCCATCATGCATGTAATCTATAGTATACCAAATTTTCTCCCATCTTCTTCTCTATAAAAGCAGACTAACACAGCCGCTGATGAACATCAACCCCATTTTGAATTTCGTATAAGCAGGTTGGTTAAGCAATTCAAAGAAAATGGCTAACCCATCATGCTTATTATATGCGTTTCTTTTACTTGTTGCATTTCAATCTACCATGATTAATGCCAATACTGTTATTCATACACCTCAATGCAGACCAGTAGCTGCTTCCTCTAACGAAAAGATCATATTCTCTGTGAACTTGCTCTTATATCAAGCGCAGTTTCTTCTCCATGCTTCAATTGGAGTTGGAATCAATGATGTATCACCAGGTCTGGTCCAAGGTCCTGCTCCCATTGGAGCCACCACTGCTAATTTCAGTAACTCCGTCCGTAGGGTTATTGAGGAAGTTGGTTTACTTACTGTTGGCCATCTCAGGTTCCGACCTCTTTCATAGGTTTCATAAtcctttttattgaatttaagaaATGGTGAAAAGATCTTTCTGATTTCAGGAGATTTATCCCTTAAACATTTACACCTACgggttaaatttgttgaattctTTTACAATCAGAactaaattgacataatttataaacactaaaggttaaatttattattataccaatagaGAATAAGATAGATTGGCAAAAAATGTAAAGACATAAtgataatttagtccttaatatttATATCTTTTGTCATTTAGCTCTAATTCTTTTTGAGCAAGAATTAACTCTCAACTTTTAAAAGAGTCAAAATTGACAAAtaaccttttaaaaaaattaaattgttattttttaaacaaaatactaactaaaatattaaattcttAAACAAGGTGACCCGCATGAAATTTGcatttatttcatgtttatttttttataatttttgaaaattttaatttttataaaatataaagtatTTGTCTAGGCAACATATAAAACAAATAGTCTAACGTCAACATGAAATATCGTAGATTGTCACATCAATATCGTTGAAAAAATTTAGGGTAAACAACACTCATAATCACTAATTTATTGATaagattacattttagttacttaactttaaaaattataaaatgaccaCCGAACTATTAGAGTATTTTAGATAAAtaacctaaaaattaaaaatttatgaaaatgacCTTAATATTAGATTATTTAGAAAAATAATCTAGTTTCTACAATAAAAGTAGGTTCTCTCACTTCAAATGGCGATACTACCCTAAAATTATTGCATCATCATTACAAAAAATaatagaaacaaaaaaaaaattttagtgcCACCATTTCCCAAGGCGATACCGGTATAAAATGTGATATTTTCAACCGTATTTTATTACCCtaagaaatgaaataaatgatctaaaaagttgaaaaaagtttgatttttatttatttattacaggGCTCTCGTACAAGCCGAAATACTGGATGCTCCAATAACAAGCCCACTAATAGATGTCAGCGCAGAAGCATATGCCGCATTTGTGAACGTGGCTTTCAATGTCTCTACTTTGACTCCTCCATTCAATATTTACGCCAACACCCCCAGCTTTGTGGCCGCAGCGAAAGGTTTTTCTGCATTTATACAACAATATTACGCCGGAATTATACCTTCGATTGTGGGCAACGATCTACAACAGGTAATTTCAATTGACCTCTTATTAAAAAATTACTTTCAATTGAATTGCTAATGATTCAAAAAAATATCAATTCACCCAATTCTTTAATGGAAATCAGATCGATTTAATCTTAAAACCGTGATTGACTAAAGCTATCAAAAACTATCATATGACAGTATGTTgacatgaaaaaataaaatatttttctagaaaataattaaaatatgcatACATAATggatttgaaataattatttgtcTAAATTCATTTTAGATGAGTGCAAAATTAAAAGAAtctcaaaattctaaaatatataattaattatttaaaattctaaaatatacataaaaataaaatatgaaaaaagtttgaaagaatttaaaacgTATAAAAAATGTGCCGTCAAAATGTACCTAGACAAATGGTTGTTTAGGTTCAACTAAATTTGGACAATCATTTGTTCATATTCATTCTAAATGActtcaaaactataaaatttagaaattataaattataaatattatataaaaattaaaatatgaaaaaaaaatttaatgttttttaaaattatttggatTTTATAATTTTGTACATATTTCGATACATTgtctaattctatttttttataatttttaatgttttagcttaaaatttttaattatgatGTTTCAAAATTTGTTCGATTAATTTAATATgtacattttaaataatttaaaagattTATTTTTTGTTGACATGGCATGCCACATTAACATACTACTACGTGATAGCTTCTGGTGGCTTTCGTTGCAATATCAACACAATTAATGGTCAAACTAGTCAACTAACATTTTTCGTTAATAAAAAGAGTCCATTGAATTTTTAATCACTAAGAGTTCAATTGGGTGTATTTTCTTCATAAGAGATCAATtataatttttgattttttattgaGGGATTTTTTGACCCTTTAGCATGAAGACCATATAGTATaaaaaatttaagggttaatgCACTTTTTGGGACAGAAATTGGCAACTCTTCCCACAGTCGAGTCCTAACTTTTTTTTTGTCTAGGTTAATTTTTAAGCTTAATAATTGTTCTCATATTAGCACCTGGACTTTTTTTTCCTAACCTTTTTTACAAGGAAATGTCAGGGattaacttggacaaaaaaaatcAAGCCCGAAGGTAGGAACAATTGCcaagtttaaggactaatttggaaaaaaaaagttCAGGCCCTAATGTGAAAATAATTACCAAGTTCAAGGACTAACTTGAAACAAAAAATAATTCAAGCCCTAATATAGGAACAATTATCAATTTCAGGGACCAACTTTGACAAAAAAATTTAGATCCTAATACCCTAAAAAGTATGTGATTTGTGTATtggattttatattatttaaagaaATTTTCACTACCTGTTTATAACttcattttattcattatttttccTTCTACTTTATTTTTAACGTTGGCTTCATATAAAATCATTgcctttatttttcttatttagctGGTGACTAGAATCGGGCTCAGCCAGGCAGTAGGATTAGGAGTTCTCCGAACACTACTTAACGATGTGATCAATTCAACAGTGCAGCCATACACATTCACAGCGGCGGAGCTTAGCAACCGTACTTCAGAAGTGGTTAACCGGCTTGGGGGATGTGGTGTAAAAGCTGAAGGTTTGATTGTGCCATTGCAACTTGGAGCAGAGAATCGAACTACCAGTAACGTCGTGCCGGCTGATGTCAATTCCCTTGCGTATGTACGGTTTGAACGTGAGATATTGAGGATAGTATATGGAACCGGTAACGCCACCATGCCTGGTGGACTTTATCCAAGTGGTTTCATTGGGTCACTTAATCGACGCATTCGTGACTTGCAACTTAGCTAATTAAGAGCTTTTGAAGCTTTGACAATGATAATACTATGTTCTATCATAAATAAAAACCATTGCATGTTATAAAGAAACACATGCATGCACTATGTATGTGATTTAGCCCTATTTTGTTTTTGCACATCATAACAAAATTGCATGCCTCGTCAGGGCATAACGAATGCCATTAGTATACTCCATCTTTCTCTAGAGGGAAAAATGATTTTATTatatagaaaaaattaaaaaaaaggtttAAAAAAGGACTTACACACCAACAATGGGCCTTAAGGGCAACTCTCAATGATGACCTACTATAAACCCTAACTGATGGCTCAACTCAACAATTGTTGACTATCCACCCCTGCAAAGACGTTAAAATGTTTTTATATAAATGATACTAGAAAATATAAAGATGTTTGAAATGGGGACACTTTTCTAAATACAAAAGGACTACCCTCCCTAAGATTCCTCTACCTTTTACCATGACCCTAGGCATAGGTGGCCCCTTGGCATCCTATCCTGCTAAAGCTAGCAAAACAGGCCCGAGCACGAAAGCTTGATCATGTCAATTCAAGCCTGTAATGATTTAAGTTCAAAAAATCTCAAGCTTGTAATAGATTCGAGCCGAAAAATCTCAAGTCGGAGAAAATCTGAGCCCAAGAAAGTCTGAGCTTGTAACAAATTCAAGCTCGAGATCGATCTAGGTTGAGCCCGAGGTAAATCCAACCCAAAgcccaaatttataattaaacaaaCATAATAGACACTAATAATTAATCTGATTTTATGATATCacttaaactaaaaataaaatataaataaatgataatttttatttttgaaaatttatccAAAAGCATTGCatacttataataaaattttagtaataggaaaagtaattaataatatcttttaatattgagttataaaaagaaataaaattttaaaaatattaatttaatataaaatattttaatactataattatacatgtataatatatataattattaaaatatataaaaataaactttaatgataatataaaatatataatgataCAATTAATTAATCTAATAGTACAATAACTTGTGTTATACATATTATAAATGATTAAACATGATTTCTTATACAATAATAttactaataaatttaatttcaagccctatatcttttaataaaaaattatctataacaatataaattagaaaatttaaaagttgttttattcattaatatttattttttattaatattaaattttattaaaattatttttatattaaattttaatttgatttgagttttttttatttaggttggattttgaataaattttatattggGTTTAAGTTTGAGTTTGGTTGGTATTTTGGACTATTGGTCCAATACTATATTGAGTTtggatttaaatataaattatattgaaTAGGTGTAAAGTTGGTCAATTCAATTTAAACGGTGTCAGACACAACCATGTGAACCACACGGCCTGAAGACACGACTATGTGAACCACACGGGTTTAAGACACTGTCATGTGAATATTGGATGTGATATTATGTGGAACCACAAGGTTCCTAAAAGGCACACGGTCTAAAAACACAGTCATGTGACCTACACAGGTTgacgacacgaccgtgtgaataCTGGAGCATAATTTTATCTTAGCGAAAACCACGTAGACTGAAGACATGACCGTGTGAATACTGGAGCATAATTTTATCTTAGCGAAAACCACGTAGActaaagacacgaccgtgtgagccatacgggtCAACGACACGACCTTGTAGAGACTGTGGACCATTTCTTTCCTTCACTAGATCCTTTTTCGTTTCTCTTTTTATTTCGCTttctttttacctttttattttttttgtttgcaATGATAGTTTTACTTAACTTCGAATCTCTAATGCTTTAAGATTTCACACTCTCTATCCCTTCATCCCAATTCAAGGCGGTTTCAGTTCTTTcttcattttattaatttattcagTATATTGTGTTTATCTTTGTTCGTACATTGAGGGTattgtacatcttaagtgtggagagAATTTTATACTTTCATTCGacttagttcttgaaattttgcaTGTTTGCTTAAGCAATTTTCTTAATTTCTGCATGAGAGTTGTCTTTTCCAAATCTAGATTTTTTGTTGATTCTGTTTTGTgataattttagatttttatacattttttatttatactttaatACATGAGAGAGCCAAGCATGATGagctattttcaaaaaaattattttgggtTTTCTCCTTGAATTTAATACTTGTAATGAATTATAATTTTACAAGTTTTGACATTAAAACCATAATTTTGTGAgcttttgagcctttagagcatctatccTTTTATCCTCATTATTTTTTGGTTTTGAGTACGTCAAATAAGTgagttattctagaacttacttttGTTATGAATATCAAAACCACATTAATGATGTAATATGTTGGGATGATAGAGACACTTAAGATTTAACCCATTTAGCCTTTAAGTAGCCTACCCACTTTATTGTCCACTAGgtaacccctttgagcctaattCTTTTTTGTTCATCTATCACTCATTCATTTTAACCCTTAAAACCCCATTAATCTTTGaattacctttttatttctttccttTAGTCGAGATTAGATTTTGGTAAGTTGTCTAACCATGTTTGACCGTTCAGATTGCTGAATTTTTCTTTgtttaaaaaaagagaaaaaaaatggaaaaacttTGGGCTATCTTGTTTAATTGTGAGATCACTCTTCATGTTATAGCCCCATTATATTTTTTGTTGAGCTTAAATCATCACTAGTAGATTTTGTATAAAGGCTCACTTCAATTGTTTGTTTATTATTCATGTCAATTCTTTGCAATTCAACATCTTATTCTTTTGGTTAGGTAGCCTATCAATTCAAATCTCAACTGTAATCACCTATTATACCCTTCCCTacccttaacctaagccccattGCAGCTCTTATAAAAACCTCTTGATTTTTGTGTCATCATTTtttagtggtggagatttgattcttaagcaagcttatggtaataacatTTCTCGTTTAACTATTGAGTGCATATTAATTATcctttaaacactttgagtgctttgagtgaatcttagtgaggatgttaaacctTGTTGAGTTTGAATTTTAAGTAATTATTAAGGTAAACCTTGTTGAGTTTGAATTTTAAGTAATTATTAAGGTAAACCTTGTTGAGTTTGAATTTTAAGTAATTGTTAAGGTAGGGGAGACACCTAGGTTCTCACATACAGGATTTGCACACCTAGGGTTTTATCTTCTAGGTTGGCGTTCAGTGCTCGCCTATAGGGGGTTCGAACTTAGGGTTTTCATGCGTAAGGGTTCGCACATTTAGGTGGTTCGCATGCATGTGCTTGCATAACTGGGGGTTCTCATCACAACAACATAGGTGGTTTGCATGATATTTCCTATAGGGTTCGCATATATTAGACTTATGAGGTTCGCATAAAACATAAAGGGTTCGTATAATTCAATATGTAGGGTTCGCATATAGTAGCATGTAGAGTTTGCATGAATAAAATTTATAGGGTTCACACCTATGCACTAAGGGATCGCACATATGTTCCCCTAAGGGTTCACATACTTAAGATTTGCATACATGGGGTGTTTTGCATAATAGTCCATATATAATAAGGGTTCGCTTACAATCCTCTTACTCGGGGG
This window of the Gossypium arboreum isolate Shixiya-1 chromosome 12, ASM2569848v2, whole genome shotgun sequence genome carries:
- the LOC108456456 gene encoding ferritin-like catalase Nec2; this encodes MANPSCLLYAFLLLVAFQSTMINANTVIHTPQCRPVAASSNEKIIFSVNLLLYQAQFLLHASIGVGINDVSPGLVQGPAPIGATTANFSNSVRRVIEEVGLLTVGHLRALVQAEILDAPITSPLIDVSAEAYAAFVNVAFNVSTLTPPFNIYANTPSFVAAAKGFSAFIQQYYAGIIPSIVGNDLQQLVTRIGLSQAVGLGVLRTLLNDVINSTVQPYTFTAAELSNRTSEVVNRLGGCGVKAEGLIVPLQLGAENRTTSNVVPADVNSLAYVRFEREILRIVYGTGNATMPGGLYPSGFIGSLNRRIRDLQLS